From a single Pseudomonas serboccidentalis genomic region:
- a CDS encoding FAD-dependent oxidoreductase, whose protein sequence is MNRSDVLIIGAGPTGLVLALWLSKLGVRVRILDKTSAPGTTSRALAVQARTLELYRQLDLADTVVRNGHKVSAANFWVKGKPVAQLPLQRIGEGLTPYSFIEIFPQDQHERLLLERLEDYGVVVERNTELESFEETGDGLTAHLRLPDGQQETCQACFLAGCDGARSVVRKTLDTDFPGGTYQQIFYVADVQASGPALNGDLHLDLDEADFLAVFPLAGEGRARLIGTVRDERADRAETLQFADVSSRAIEHLKVHIDQVNWFSTYRVHHRVAEHFRSGRAFLLGDAAHVHSPAGGQGMNTGIGDAINLAWKLAAVLNGSATAKLLDSYETERIAFARRLVSTTDKVFTFVTAEGRIADLLRMRLAPFLIPKMAMFEASREFLFRTVSQVTLNYRGMPLSQGTAGHVHGGDRLPWAHDGEGDNYEPLRQPCWQVHVYGDTSDEMIAWCTEHHLPLHVFDWRPAFETAGLGRNGFYLLRPDTYVAMADSSADPKVIERYFRDHGIRPYFNCP, encoded by the coding sequence ATGAACCGCAGCGACGTACTGATCATCGGCGCCGGCCCGACCGGTCTGGTGCTGGCCCTGTGGCTGAGCAAACTGGGCGTGCGCGTGCGCATCCTCGACAAGACCTCCGCCCCCGGCACCACCTCGCGGGCGCTGGCGGTGCAGGCGCGGACCCTGGAGTTGTACCGGCAGTTGGACCTGGCCGACACCGTGGTGCGCAACGGTCACAAGGTTAGCGCGGCGAATTTCTGGGTCAAAGGCAAACCGGTCGCGCAGTTGCCGCTGCAACGCATCGGTGAAGGTCTGACGCCCTACTCGTTCATCGAAATCTTCCCTCAGGACCAACACGAACGGCTGCTGCTCGAACGCCTTGAAGACTATGGCGTGGTGGTTGAACGCAACACCGAGCTTGAGAGTTTCGAGGAAACCGGCGACGGCCTCACGGCGCATCTGCGCTTGCCGGACGGGCAACAGGAAACCTGTCAGGCGTGCTTTCTCGCCGGCTGCGACGGCGCGCGCTCGGTGGTGCGCAAAACCCTCGACACAGACTTCCCGGGCGGCACCTATCAGCAGATTTTTTACGTCGCGGATGTGCAGGCCAGCGGCCCGGCACTCAACGGTGACCTGCACCTGGATCTGGACGAAGCGGATTTTCTCGCAGTGTTCCCGCTGGCCGGCGAAGGCCGCGCACGCCTGATCGGCACGGTGCGCGACGAACGTGCCGACCGCGCCGAAACCCTGCAGTTTGCCGACGTCAGCAGCCGCGCCATCGAACACCTGAAAGTACACATCGACCAGGTCAACTGGTTCTCTACCTACCGTGTGCATCACCGCGTGGCCGAGCACTTTCGCAGCGGCCGGGCGTTTCTGCTCGGCGACGCGGCGCACGTGCACAGCCCCGCCGGCGGCCAGGGCATGAACACCGGCATCGGCGATGCGATCAATCTGGCGTGGAAACTCGCCGCCGTGCTCAACGGCAGCGCCACGGCGAAACTGCTCGACAGCTACGAAACCGAACGCATCGCCTTCGCCCGCCGACTGGTGTCGACCACCGACAAAGTATTCACCTTTGTCACCGCCGAAGGGCGCATCGCCGATCTGCTGCGCATGCGCCTGGCACCGTTTCTGATCCCGAAAATGGCCATGTTCGAGGCCAGCCGCGAGTTCCTGTTTCGCACGGTGTCCCAGGTCACTCTCAACTATCGCGGCATGCCGCTGAGCCAGGGCACGGCCGGCCACGTGCATGGCGGTGACCGCTTACCGTGGGCGCATGACGGTGAGGGCGATAATTACGAGCCGCTGCGCCAGCCCTGCTGGCAGGTGCATGTGTACGGCGACACCAGCGACGAGATGATCGCCTGGTGCACTGAACACCACCTGCCGCTGCACGTGTTCGACTGGCGCCCGGCCTTTGAAACGGCGGGCCTGGGGCGTAACGGCTTTTATCTGCTGCGCCCGGATACCTATGTGGCGATGGCTGATAGCAGCGCTGATCCGAAGGTGATCGAGCGGTACTTCCGGGATCACGGCATCCGGCCCTACTTCAACTGCCCCTGA